Proteins encoded within one genomic window of Candidatus Methylomirabilota bacterium:
- a CDS encoding LapA family protein, whose amino-acid sequence MKQFYLIMALLLATVVAIFAVQNAEEVTVHFLVWTFQSSVVVVILISVGLGALLATLVSLPQTLKARRRLKETEARLERLARQFGGSEEWDEPHEKE is encoded by the coding sequence ATGAAGCAATTTTACTTGATCATGGCTTTACTGCTGGCCACCGTTGTCGCGATCTTTGCGGTCCAGAATGCCGAGGAGGTCACGGTTCATTTCCTCGTGTGGACCTTCCAGAGCTCGGTGGTCGTGGTGATCTTGATCTCTGTGGGATTGGGAGCCCTGTTGGCCACCCTTGTCAGCCTTCCCCAGACGCTGAAGGCGAGGCGGCGGCTCAAGGAGACCGAGGCGAGACTCGAGCGTCTGGCCAGGCAATTTGGCGGGTCGGAAGAGTGGGACGAGCCCCACGAAAAGGAATGA